The DNA region TTGACGAAAGGAGGATGTGATGCCCCGCTACGCCATGGCCATTGACCTAAGCCTCTGCGTGGGCTGCGCCGCCTGCGCCGTGGCCTGCAAGATGGAAAACGAGGTCCCTCCCGGGGTCTTCAACCTCTGGATCCGGGAGCGGGAGGTGGGGGAATACCCCAACCTGGTGGTGGAGTTCCGCCCCGAGCAGTGCCTGCACTGCGAAAACCCCCCTTGCGTGCCCGTCTGCCCCACGGGGGCCAGCTACCAAACCAAAGACGGCCTGGTGCTGGTAGACCCCAAAAAGTGCATCGCCTGCGGGGCCTGCATTGCCGCCTGCCCCTACGATGCCCGCTACCTGCACCCGGCAGGTTACGTGAGCAAGTGCACCTTCTGCGCCCACCGGCTGGAAAAGGGCAAGGTGCCGGCCTGCGTGGAGACCTGCCCCACCTACTGCCGCACCTTTGGCGACCTGGAGGACCCGGAAAGCCCCGTGGCCAAGGCCCTTAAGGCGGCAGAGCGGGTGGACGTGCTAAGGCCCGAGCAGGGTACAAGGCCCAAGCTCTTCTACCTGAACGCCCCTTCCAAGAAGGGGCTCACCCGGGAAAGCGAGGTGCACCATGGCTGAGTTCTACGGCCTCCCCAACGCCCAGGAGTTCTGGCACTGGACCAACGCCCTCCACTTCGTCCTGGTAGGGCTGGCAGGAGGTGTGGCCCTTCTGGCCGCCCTCCTCCACCTTAAAGGGGATGCGGAGGCCCGGCGCTACACCCTCTACGCTCTCATGCTCATCGCCCTGGACCTCTTCATCCTCTGGGCCGAGTCCCCCGCCCGCTTCCGCTTCACCCACATCTGGCTTTTCCTTTCCTTCCACCCCACAAGCCCCATCTGGTGGGGGGCCTGGGGCCTGGGGCTTGGCTTCCTCACCGGGGGGCTCCTCTACCTGGGCAAGGGGTCCCAGCGGGCCCTGGCCTGGGCCCTCCTGGTTTTCAGCCTGGTGGCCCTCTCCTACCCGGGCCTGGCCCTGGCGGTAAACCTCAACCGCCCCCTTTGGAATGGGCTCATGGCAGGGCTTTTCCCCCTCACCGCCTTGGTCTTGGCCCTGGGCCTGGCGGCCCTCCTCAAAAGCCCCTGGGCCCTTTTCCCCTTGCGGGTGCTGGCGGGGGCTTCCCTGCTCCTCGCCCTCCTCTACCCCCTCACCCTTCCGCCGGAGGCCCGGGGGCACCTTCTGGAGGAGGCAGGGTTCTGGTACGGGCTTTTCCTCCTCCTGGGCCTCGGGACTTTCTGGCAAGAACGCCTGGCCCCCTGGGCGGGGCTTTTGGCGGCGGCAGGCCTCAGGGCCCTCCTGGTCCTGGCAGGCCAGTGGCAAGGTCTTGGCCTTTAGGGGTTATGGCCCCTAGGGAATGCGAAGGAGGTACACGATGAAAGGCACGAAGAAGCTGGCTTGGTTGGGTCTTCTGCTGGTGCTTCCGGTTCTGGCGCAGGCTACCACGGTCACCTACTCCGCCCTCACGGTGCGGGAGCTGGGCAACTTCCTCATGAACCTGCCCACTGGGTTCTACGCCATCGCCCCGGCCGCGGCCAAGAACATGATGGACACCGTGGACGTCTTCATCCTGGATGTGCGCGAGCCCAATGAGTTTGCGGGTGAACGCATCCAGGGAGCGGTGAACATCCCCATCCGCGATCTGCCCAAGCGGGTGGGCGAGCTGCCCAAGGGCAAGCCCATCATCGTCTACTGCAAGGTGGGGCACCGGGGCTCCATGGCCATGATGTTCCTCCGGGGCCAGGGCTACAACGTGCAGAGCATCAGCGGTGGCCTGGACGGCTGGAAGAACGCGGGTCTGCCCGTGGTGAAGTAGGCTAGGAAGGCTGGGGGCGGGGCCAAAGCCCCGCCCCCTTTTTATTCGTCAAAGTAGGTGAGCTTGGGGCTTCGGTTGGCCCTAAGCTCGTCCAGGCGGCGGACCGGGGTGGAGTAAGGGGCACCCTCCAGCCACTCCTTGGGCTTTTGCAAAAGCTCCCCCATGGCCTCGGCGAAGGCCTCGAGGGTCTCCTTGCTCTCCGTTTCCGTGGGCTCGATCATCAAAGCCTCCTTGACGATCAAGGGGAAGTACACGGTGGGGGGGTGGAAGCCCATCTCCAAAAGCCCCTTGGCCAGGTCCAGGGTGCGGAAGCCCTGGGGGGGCTGGGCCACGAACTCGTGCATGCAAGGGCCGTCGTAGGGCACCTTGTACCCCTTCTCCTTGAGAAGTTCCTTGAGGTAACGGGCGTTGAGCACGGAAAGGGCGGCCGCCTTCTTGAGGCCCTTTAGCCCTAGGGTGCGGATGTAGGCCCAGGCCCGCACCAAGGCCAGGAAATTCCCGTAAAAGCTCCGCACCCGGCCGATGCTCTTGGGAAGGTCAAAGTTCAGGTAGAAGCCCTCCTCGCCCCTCTCCACCGTGGGCACGGGGAGGTAGGGAGCCAGGTGGGCTTTCACCCCCACGGGCCCCGAGCCCGGCCCACCCCCCCCATGGGGCACGGTGAAAGTCTTGTGCAGGTTCAGGTGGACCACGTCAAAGCCCATGTCCCCCGGCCGGGCCCAGCCCATGATGGCGTTCAGGTTGGCCCCGTCGTAGTAAAGCTGCACCCCGGCCTCCTTGCTGACGCGGGAGATCTCCAGGATGCGCCGCTCAAAAAGGCCCAGGGTATTGGGGTTGGTGAGCATGATGGCGGCCACGTGGGGACCAAGCTCCCGTTTCAGGGCCTCGAGGTCCACCTCCCCATCCGGCCCCGAGGGTACCTCCTTCACCTGGTACCCCGCCATGCTGGCGGTGGCGGGGTTGGAGCCGTGGGCAGAATCCGGCACCAGAACCACTCGCCTCTCTTTCCCCTCCCCCCGGTCCTCGTGGTAGGCGCGGATGATGAGGATCCCGGTAAGCTCCCCATGGGCTCCGGCGGCGGGCTCCAGGGTGATGGCGTCCATGCCCGTGAGGGCCTTCAAGTACTCCGAAAGCTGCCACATGAGCTCCAGGGCCCCCTGGACGGTCTTGGGATCCTGGTAGGGGTGGAGGTCAGCGAAAAGCCGCACCGCCTCCTCGTGGAGCTTGGGGTTGTACTTCATGGTGCAGCTACCCAAAGGGTAGAAGGTGGTGTCCACCCCCACCTGGCGGCGGGAAAGCCCCGTGTAATGGCGCACCAGGGTGAGCTCGTCCACCTCGGGGAGCCGGGGTGGGGCCTTGCGCAAAAACTTCTCCGGGATGTAGCGGGAGGCCTCAGGCGTCTCCTCTACCAGCCTCAGGCCCCGCCTTCCCGGGCGGCTTCGCTCAAAGATCAAGGGATAGCTCATGCCAACACCTCCCGCATGGCCGCTTGTAGGGCCAAAAGGTCCTCCTCCCGGTGGAGTTCCGTGGCAGCAAAGAGGGCGAGGTTCTCCCCGTACTCCTTCGGCACCGGGGTGGCGGCATGGAAGCCCCTTGCCGCCAAGGCTTCCCGCACCGCCTCAGGTTCCTTGGGAAGCCTGAGAACAAACTCGTTGAAGAAGGGCTTTGGGGTGAAGGGCTCCACCCCTGGGATCTCCAAAAGAAGCTCCCAGAGGCGGTGGGCCATGGCCACGCTTTGCAGGGCCACCTCCTTAAGCCCCAAAGGCCCCAAGGCCGCCAGGTACATGGCCCCCATGAGGGCGGTGAGCTGGGCGTTGGTGGTGATGTTGCTCTTGGCCTTGGCCCGGCGGATGTACTGCTCCCGGGCCTGGAGGGTGAGGATGTAGCCCCGCTTTCCCTCGGCGTCCACGGTTTCCGAGACCAACCGTCCGGGCATCTGGCGCACGAAGGCCTTCCGGGTGGCCAGGTACCCAAAGTGGGGCCCGCCAAACCCCATGGGCAGGCCCAGGGTCTGGCCATCCCCCACGGCGATATCCGCCCCGTAGGCCCCCGGGGGCTCCAGAACCCCCAGGGAAAGGGGATCGGCCACCACCACGAAAAGCGCTCCCACCCCATGGGCCCTCTCCGCCAAGGGGGCGAGATCCTCCAAGGCCCCCAGGTAGTTGGGGTGCTGGGCCACCACGGCCCCCGTACCCTCGGGCACCTCCCCCAAGGGGGTGCGGCCCTCTTCCAGGGGCAGGGTGATGAGCTCCGCCCCCACCGCCTCCAAATAGCTCCTGAGCACCTCCCGGTACTCCGGGTGCACTCCTTGGGAAACCAGGACCCGCATCCTTCCCGTTTCCCTCAAGGCCAGAAGGACCCCCTCTGCCAGGGCAGTGGCCCCATCGTACATGGAGGCGTTGGCCACCTCGAGGCCCGTGAGTTCCGCCACCATGGTCTGGTACTCAAAGGTGGCCTGCAAAACTCCCTGGCTCACCTCCGGCTGGTAGGGGGTGTAGGCGGTCAAAAACTCTCCCCGGCTCGCCAGGGCTTGGACCACGGGCGGGGTGTGGTGGCTACGAACCCCACCCCCCAAAAAGGCCTTAAAGGCCGGTTTGTTTTTCCCCGCAAGCCGCTTGAGCTCCTCCAGCACCGCCCACTCCGGCAAGGGCTCGGGCAGGGAAATCTCGGGGTTTAAAACCTCCTTTGGCAGGTGCCGGTAGAGGTCCTCGAGGCTTCCGGCTCCCACCCGTTCCAGCATGGCCTGGATCTCTTCCTCGGTATGGGGCGTGTAGTCCATAGGTCCATCCTTAAACACAACCCCCGGGCCATTTGACCCGGGGCCATAGAAGGGCTCCGCTGCCCGGCTAAGGGCATCCGGGCACCCCAAAGCCCCGAGATCGCCATACCGGCCGCCTTACCCTTCGCTCTCCAAGACCTCCTGGTAGCCGGCAGCATCCAGCAGGTCATCCAGGTGCCCCATGTCCAAGGGACGGATGCGGAAGATCCAACCCTCCCCATAGGGGTCCTGGTTGATAAGCTCCGGGGTCTTCTCCAAAGCGGTGTTCACCTCCACCACCTCACCCGATACCGGGGCGTAGATGTCGGAGGCGGTCTTCACGCTCTCCACCACGGCCACCGCCTCGCCCTTCTCCACCTTGCGCCCCACCTCGGGTAACTCCACGTACACCACGTCCCCGAGCGCATCCTGGGCATAGTCGGTGATGCCCACCAACACCGTGTCCCCTTCGGGCAGGGCCCACTCGTGGGTCTTGGTGTAAAAGCGGTCCTTGGGTATGTCCATAGCGCCTCCTAACCCCCGCTATTTTAGCGGCACAAAGGGCAATGGGCTAAGGGAAGCCCCCGCTTTACGCCCCCGAACCTCCACAAAGAAGGGCTCCTGCGCCCCCTTCTCCACGTAGGCCAGGGCGATGCCCTTTTCCAAAAGGGGAGAATAACCCCCGCTGGTCACCCGGCCCACCGGGCGGTCGCCGGAATACACCCTATACCCCTCCCGGGGAATTCCCGCCTCCAGCACCAGGCCGATGAGCTTCTCGGCGCATGGCGTGGCCAGCATCGCCTCCTTGCCGTGGAAATCCTTCTCCTTCTTCACCACCCAGGCCCAGGGGGTGCAGAGAGGGTTGGTGTCGTCGGTAAGCTCGTGGCCGTAAAGGGGAAACCCGGCCTCCAGCCTCAGGGTGTCCCGGGCTCCCAGGCCCGCCGGGGTCGCCCCCGCCTCCAAAAGAGCTTCAAAGACAGCCTCGGCATCCTTGGGAGCCAGAAAGAGCTCAAAACCATCCTCCCCCGTGTACCCGGTGCGGGCCAGACGGGCGGGCCGGCCCGCCACCCGGGCGCTGAACACGTCGTTCTTTTTCCTTTGGGAAAGGTCGGCGTCGGTCAAACCCTGGAGGAGGGAAGCCGCCTTGGGACCCTGCAGGGCCAGGAGGGCGGTTTCCTCGGAGAGGTCGGTGAGCTCCACGGCAAAGCCCCGGGAGAGCTCCTTCAGGTGGGCGAAGTCCTTGGCGATGTTGGCGGCGTTCACCACCATGAGGTACTCCTCCTCGGCGAGCCGGTATAGGTAGATGTCGTCCACCACCCCTCCTCGGGCGTTGGGGAGCATGGAGTACTGGGCCCGGCCCACCTTGAGCTTGGCGGCGTCGTTGGCCGTGGCCCACTGGAGGAAGGCCAGGGCCTCCCTGCCCCGGATGAGGAACTCCCCCATGTGGCTCACGTCGAAAAGTCCAGCCCCCCGGCGCACCGCCAGGTGCTCCTCCACAATGGAGGCGTACTGCAGGGGGAGGGCGTAGCCGGCAAACTCCACCATGCGCCCCCCGTGGCGCAGGTGGGCTTGGTAAAGCGGGGTCTTCTTCATGCCAAGCCCCATCCTACTAAAAGAACTCCCTTCTCAAGGCCTCGGCGGAGTTGTCCTCGAGGACCTCTTCCCGCTTGGTGGCCCAAGCAGGGAAGGGAAAGCGCACGAGAAGAGGCACGGGGATCTCCGGCTGATGGAGGATCACCATCCCCTGGGGCAGGATCAGGGCCCGCTGGCGGAAGGAGGTGGGGAGGTAGCGGTACTCGGGCCGCTCGGCCTCGGCGGCATCCAGCCTTCCCACCACCCGGATGGCGGCGTTGCCCACCACCCTTCGCTCCACCTCGCTGGCGGTCTGCTGGGCCCCGATGAGGATCACCCCTAAGGAGCGGCCCCGTTCGGCGATGTCCAGGAGCACGTCCTTGATGGGGCTTTCCTCGTCCCGGGGAGCGTACTTGTTGAGCTCGTCCAACACCACGAAAACCCGGCCCCGGTACTGGCCCCGCTCCTTTTTGGCGAAGAGGTCGGAAAGAAGGCTCCCCACCACGAACATCTGGCCCTGGGGGGAGAGTTTGGCCAGGTCCACCACGTGGACCTGTTCCCCTCCTTCCAGGGGGTCCGGGGGATTGCCCTTGCGGTCTCCCCGAACCAGGTGGCCCACGTTCTCCACGCTTGCGCGAAGGCGCCGCACGAAGGCCTCCAGGGTCCCCCGGGCCTGGCGGGCGGTCCAGGCCCTGTCCCCCTCCCCTTCCCCGGTTTCGGGTCCCAAAAGCTTGTACTCCAGGTAGCGCACCAGGTCGGCGAAACTTTTCAACCGCACCCTGCCCAGGTCGTCAAAGGCAATGTCCTCGGGAAGCTCCCCTTCGGGCCAGTCCGCCACCAGGAGATGGGGCCCCTTCTGCCCCTCCGCAAGCCGCCTCAGCTTCTCCGTCACGTGGGCCACCAGGAAGCCCAGGTTGGTGAGGGCCCCCTTATCGGTGAAGAGGAAGGGGAGAAGCCCTTTCTGGGCAAACTGCACCAGGTCCCAGTGGTACGCCTTCACTCCCTCCAGGCGGGTTTCCACATCGGGGAGAACCCCCTCCCCTTCCTTCTTGGGCGGGGCCAGGAAGCGCACGCTCCCAAAAGGGGTGGGGGAAAGGCCCAGGCGGCGGTACTCCTCCTTGGCCTCCTCGGAAAGCCTTAGGTTCGGCTTGTCCAGGAAGAGGAGGTCCTCCCCCTTCACGTTGAAGAGGAGCACCCGGGCCTGATGGGCCTCCTCGAGGACCCCGCTTTCCAAAAGGCTCTTCAGGAGGAAGGTGGCGTAGCTGGTCTTGGCCGCCACCCCGCTGATGCCCGAGATGTTCACGTGCCCCCCCTTTACCCCGTTCAGGAACTCCAGGTTGAGGTAAGCCACCTCCCCGCTTTTTAAAAACCCCACAGGGAGCTTGGTGCTTCCCCTTTGGTTTTTCATGGCGTCGTAGTAAAGGGCAAGCTCCAGGTCCTCCTCCCGGGCCAGGTACACAGCGGAGCCGGGATCGGGGGGGAAAAACTCCTCGGGCACGATACGGGTCACGCTCACATGGGCCACATAGGCCAAGCTTACGGGGATCTTCCCCTCCACCGCCAAAAAGGTGTCCGTGTCATAGCTTTCTCCCTCGTGGGCCTTGGCCACGTGGTCCACCATGCCGAAATAACGGACCTTGCCCACCTTGGGGTGGAACCCCTCCACCACCACCAGGTCGTCCAGGCGCAGAAGGCCCTCCCCCTCCACCCCCACCCAGAACTCCAAGGGAGTGGCCTCCCGCCTGCCCAACACCACCCCGATGCGCTCCATCAACCACCTCCCAGATCATCCTGGTGCCGGGCAAGGATGCGGGCCACCACCTCGCGGCTCCCCATCCTGCGGGCCAGCTCCCGCTCAAGCCCCCCAACGGGCAGAAGGTTTTGCGGGGCCCTGGGATCCTTCACCGGGTGGGAGGCCAAGGCGGGAAAGAGGCTTAAGGACAGGTCCGCCAGGGCACCGAAATCCCCCTGCAGCGGGGTTTCCACCCGCAGAAGCCCGCTTTCCGGTGGGCGCACCCCCTCCGGGGTTAGGGGCAGGCGCAGGTACCAGCTGGCCAGTTCCTGCCCCTTCCGGCGCACCCTAAACATGGGGGTGCGCTCCCCGGGTTTCAGGGTGGAGAGGAGGGCTTCCCTGTCCTCGGGGAGGTAACGGGCCCAATGGACCTTGATGTATCCCAAAACCGGGCCCTGCCGCCTTAAGCGCACGGGGCCATCCACCACGAGAAGGCCTCCCGCGAGGGCCCTGGCCAGCTTTTCCTCCAAGAGGGTCCTGGCCTTCCGCAAACCCTCCTGAAGGGCCGTGAAGATGTCCCCGGGGGCTGGATGGCCCTCGAGGGGCAGGGGTTCGTACACCAGCTCTCCCAAGCGCAAGGCCTCCTCCAACCCCACCCCCACCCGGCGCACCCTGGTTTCCAGCAGGCGCATATTCCCTTGCTGATAAACCACCGCGCCCGCGGCCACGCACCCCAAAAGGGCGAGCTTCCTCCCGTCGGAAAGCACCGCCTCCACCCGCTCCCGGCCGTCCACGAAGTAAAGGGGTTCAGGCCAGGGCACGGGATCAGCCCTTCTGGCCTCCCATGGCTCCTCCAGGGGCTGGAAGCTGGCAGGGTAGCCCTCCTCCCAAACCGTGGCCCCAGAGAAAGCTTCCCCTGCCATGCCCTCGAGGCGGGAAACATCCAGGGCGTAAAGCCGCCAGGCCATGCCCTTAGATTACCGGGGCCGGGCGGTAGGGGAGGTACTTGGGCTCCCAGAAACGGCTACGCACGAACTCCATAAGCCCCTTGAAGGAAAGGCCCATCACCCGTTCCTCCTCCGCCACGCCCTCCTCGAGGGCCTTCTGCATCACCCGGGCCGCCACGTAAGGGGAAACCTCCCTCAACCGGGAAACCGGGGGGTAAAGGAGCTCGGGGAAATGGCTTTCCGTGTAGTCGTAAAGGGCGTAGGCCGCCTCCAACACCATCCCGTCCGTCACCTCCCGGGCCCGGGCCAGC from Thermus antranikianii DSM 12462 includes:
- a CDS encoding DNA double-strand break repair nuclease NurA; translated protein: MAWRLYALDVSRLEGMAGEAFSGATVWEEGYPASFQPLEEPWEARRADPVPWPEPLYFVDGRERVEAVLSDGRKLALLGCVAAGAVVYQQGNMRLLETRVRRVGVGLEEALRLGELVYEPLPLEGHPAPGDIFTALQEGLRKARTLLEEKLARALAGGLLVVDGPVRLRRQGPVLGYIKVHWARYLPEDREALLSTLKPGERTPMFRVRRKGQELASWYLRLPLTPEGVRPPESGLLRVETPLQGDFGALADLSLSLFPALASHPVKDPRAPQNLLPVGGLERELARRMGSREVVARILARHQDDLGGG
- a CDS encoding rhodanese-like domain-containing protein, with the translated sequence MKGTKKLAWLGLLLVLPVLAQATTVTYSALTVRELGNFLMNLPTGFYAIAPAAAKNMMDTVDVFILDVREPNEFAGERIQGAVNIPIRDLPKRVGELPKGKPIIVYCKVGHRGSMAMMFLRGQGYNVQSISGGLDGWKNAGLPVVK
- the gcvT gene encoding glycine cleavage system aminomethyltransferase GcvT — protein: MKKTPLYQAHLRHGGRMVEFAGYALPLQYASIVEEHLAVRRGAGLFDVSHMGEFLIRGREALAFLQWATANDAAKLKVGRAQYSMLPNARGGVVDDIYLYRLAEEEYLMVVNAANIAKDFAHLKELSRGFAVELTDLSEETALLALQGPKAASLLQGLTDADLSQRKKNDVFSARVAGRPARLARTGYTGEDGFELFLAPKDAEAVFEALLEAGATPAGLGARDTLRLEAGFPLYGHELTDDTNPLCTPWAWVVKKEKDFHGKEAMLATPCAEKLIGLVLEAGIPREGYRVYSGDRPVGRVTSGGYSPLLEKGIALAYVEKGAQEPFFVEVRGRKAGASLSPLPFVPLK
- a CDS encoding 4Fe-4S dicluster domain-containing protein, encoding MPRYAMAIDLSLCVGCAACAVACKMENEVPPGVFNLWIREREVGEYPNLVVEFRPEQCLHCENPPCVPVCPTGASYQTKDGLVLVDPKKCIACGACIAACPYDARYLHPAGYVSKCTFCAHRLEKGKVPACVETCPTYCRTFGDLEDPESPVAKALKAAERVDVLRPEQGTRPKLFYLNAPSKKGLTRESEVHHG
- the gcvH gene encoding glycine cleavage system protein GcvH, encoding MDIPKDRFYTKTHEWALPEGDTVLVGITDYAQDALGDVVYVELPEVGRKVEKGEAVAVVESVKTASDIYAPVSGEVVEVNTALEKTPELINQDPYGEGWIFRIRPLDMGHLDDLLDAAGYQEVLESEG
- the gcvPA gene encoding aminomethyl-transferring glycine dehydrogenase subunit GcvPA; amino-acid sequence: MDYTPHTEEEIQAMLERVGAGSLEDLYRHLPKEVLNPEISLPEPLPEWAVLEELKRLAGKNKPAFKAFLGGGVRSHHTPPVVQALASRGEFLTAYTPYQPEVSQGVLQATFEYQTMVAELTGLEVANASMYDGATALAEGVLLALRETGRMRVLVSQGVHPEYREVLRSYLEAVGAELITLPLEEGRTPLGEVPEGTGAVVAQHPNYLGALEDLAPLAERAHGVGALFVVVADPLSLGVLEPPGAYGADIAVGDGQTLGLPMGFGGPHFGYLATRKAFVRQMPGRLVSETVDAEGKRGYILTLQAREQYIRRAKAKSNITTNAQLTALMGAMYLAALGPLGLKEVALQSVAMAHRLWELLLEIPGVEPFTPKPFFNEFVLRLPKEPEAVREALAARGFHAATPVPKEYGENLALFAATELHREEDLLALQAAMREVLA
- a CDS encoding ATP-binding protein, which gives rise to MERIGVVLGRREATPLEFWVGVEGEGLLRLDDLVVVEGFHPKVGKVRYFGMVDHVAKAHEGESYDTDTFLAVEGKIPVSLAYVAHVSVTRIVPEEFFPPDPGSAVYLAREEDLELALYYDAMKNQRGSTKLPVGFLKSGEVAYLNLEFLNGVKGGHVNISGISGVAAKTSYATFLLKSLLESGVLEEAHQARVLLFNVKGEDLLFLDKPNLRLSEEAKEEYRRLGLSPTPFGSVRFLAPPKKEGEGVLPDVETRLEGVKAYHWDLVQFAQKGLLPFLFTDKGALTNLGFLVAHVTEKLRRLAEGQKGPHLLVADWPEGELPEDIAFDDLGRVRLKSFADLVRYLEYKLLGPETGEGEGDRAWTARQARGTLEAFVRRLRASVENVGHLVRGDRKGNPPDPLEGGEQVHVVDLAKLSPQGQMFVVGSLLSDLFAKKERGQYRGRVFVVLDELNKYAPRDEESPIKDVLLDIAERGRSLGVILIGAQQTASEVERRVVGNAAIRVVGRLDAAEAERPEYRYLPTSFRQRALILPQGMVILHQPEIPVPLLVRFPFPAWATKREEVLEDNSAEALRREFF
- the gcvPB gene encoding aminomethyl-transferring glycine dehydrogenase subunit GcvPB, which gives rise to MSYPLIFERSRPGRRGLRLVEETPEASRYIPEKFLRKAPPRLPEVDELTLVRHYTGLSRRQVGVDTTFYPLGSCTMKYNPKLHEEAVRLFADLHPYQDPKTVQGALELMWQLSEYLKALTGMDAITLEPAAGAHGELTGILIIRAYHEDRGEGKERRVVLVPDSAHGSNPATASMAGYQVKEVPSGPDGEVDLEALKRELGPHVAAIMLTNPNTLGLFERRILEISRVSKEAGVQLYYDGANLNAIMGWARPGDMGFDVVHLNLHKTFTVPHGGGGPGSGPVGVKAHLAPYLPVPTVERGEEGFYLNFDLPKSIGRVRSFYGNFLALVRAWAYIRTLGLKGLKKAAALSVLNARYLKELLKEKGYKVPYDGPCMHEFVAQPPQGFRTLDLAKGLLEMGFHPPTVYFPLIVKEALMIEPTETESKETLEAFAEAMGELLQKPKEWLEGAPYSTPVRRLDELRANRSPKLTYFDE